TTTATGGGCGAATCGCTTTTCGGAACTGCCTTGACTCGATTCGCGTCGGACAACTGCGAAGACAGCGTCGAATTTTTCTGCTTGAGCTCTCCAAAGTCCTCATACAGACCCTGCAGCTGCTTGCGTAGCGATTCGTTTTCCTCACGCAGGCGATTGTTGTCGCCAATGATCGCTAGGGTCTCACTACTGACCTGGTCAACGCCACCGATATCGCTTGACAGGGTTGGGTCGTCAATGGATTCGAACGAAAGGTCTTCAGACTCGGCGATCGAGTAATCTCCCACCTGACATTCTGAAGTTTCGGAATCAGGCTCAATCAGTGACTCAGACTGGGCAACCGGAGAATGCTGCGGAGCCGAGGACATCTCAAGATGCCCTTCGTCGCGCAGCCGGACGATCAGCCGCGAAAGCAATTCCGAATTCTGTTCAATCGCCGATAGGACTCCGTCGACCGCATCCGGATCGATAGCATCGACTGGCACAGGCTCCTGCGGCAGCTCGTTCAGCGGTGATGATGCCTCGTGTTCAGCGGTCATGATGGAAAGAATCAGTTTTCGCGACAGGACGGACGAACGCCCCGAAATGCAATTTTGCCTGGGTTTCGAGATCGTCACACCAAAACGACAACTCGACAAATTCATCTACGTCGCGACAATAGAAACGTCAAAAACATGAGGGCTAAGAGACGCCCTGCTGTAGGGAAACCCATCCCTCCCCTAGGACTTCGATGGCCAAAAAGAAGCAAAAAACGTCAGATTCAGAACTAACCGGAATCAATTTCGAAAGTTCACTGCTCGAGGTTGAACAAATCGTCGAGCAGCTCGAAAGTGGGGAACTGGGTCTATCGGAATCACTGGGCCAATACGAGAAAGGCATTGAAAAAATCAAACAATGCCATCAGGTCCTGCAGCGAGCTGAGCAAAAGATCCTCCTGCTGACCCAAGTTGACGAAGACGGAACCGCCCACACGCAGGATGTCGAACCCGCCGAAACGGCGGCAGAGCTAAGCACACAAGACCGGGACAAGGCTTCCGCAAAGCAGCCCGCATCTCGTGCCAGACGCAAAAAACGTGATCCCGACAACGTGGACGACTCAGGTGGGCTTTTTTAAACTCTACCATTCCTGCGAATCCAACTCGCTCCCCAAAAACCCGCTTCGATCGCTTGGCTCCCCCCCCTACCGACTCAGACCGTGATTCGGGGAACTCCCCGAACAATCTCTCGACAAACAAGCTTTCGGCGTCTGACCCGCTGCCAGTCAAAGAGCAGTTCAGTCAGGCGATGCAAGAATTTCGTGAACTTGTGGAACGATCGCTTTCCGATGCGGTCACAGAAGCCTGCAGAAGCGAGGCAGGCAGAAACGCAGCCAATGGCGACGGTTCAGCTCTGCAACCTGGTAGCCTCTTCCCGGGCAGCCAATGCCCAACGGAACTTGCCGACGCGATCGAATACGCCTTGCTAGCTCCCGGAAAAAGACTTCGTCCGGCACTGGTTTTGATGGCCTGCGAAGCCTGCGGTGGTGATCTCCGCCAGGGACTCCCTGGGGCGGTGGCCGTGGAAATGATTCATGCTTATTCGCTGATTCACGATGATCTGCCGGCGATGGACGATGACGATCTGCGTCGCGGCCGGCCGACCGTCCACATCAAATTCAGTGAATCAACCGCGATCCTTGCCGGTGACGCATTGCAGCCAATGGCATTTGCTCACCTTTGTCGTCATGTCGATGATCCCAGTCGGCTAGCCGCCGCGGTGCAACTACTGGCAACGGCGGCAGGACCTGCAAACCTGGTCGGTGGGCAAGCTGATGACTTAGCGGCGGAAAGCCAGCAAGATGAACATCCGCTTGCCAATGAACGTATTAAGGCGGATTCTGACGAACGGAATCTGCGTTTAGAAAAATTGCGTGCAATCCATCGCCGCAAAACAGGGGCGTTGTTTTCCGCGTCACTACAACTTGGTGCGGTCCTGGTTGGCGCAGAGGAATCGATGCGTCAATCGCTGGCAAATTACGCGTCCGACATAGGCTTGGCATTCCAAGTCGTCGATGACTTATTGGATTACACTGCCGACGAAAACGAGCTCGGTAAACGAGTTCAAAAAGACGCGGGGCGAGGCAAGCTGACATATCCGGCAATCATGGGCATCGAAGGTGCCCGCTGCCACGCAAGTGAACTGATTGAGTCTGCAAAGCAACATGTGTCCGTTTTCGGAGACGCCGCTTGGCGGTTAAACACACTGGCCGACTACGTCTTGGCCCGAACTCATTGACCCGAACACTCAACCTCACCAACGGACTGGTGCAAAGCACGCGAACCATGAATAAGGATGGGCAATTGACTGAAGCTTATCACCCGCACTTGGCCGACCTTGTCGACGCCAGCGCCCTGAAAGACTTTTCGAACGACCAACTGGAAGCCACCGCGGGCGAGATCCGCGACGTCTTGTGCAACCTGTTGGCAACACGCACGGCACACTTCGCGTCCAACCTTGGTGTTGTTGAGCTGTGCTTGGCGCTGCACTGTGAATTCGACTTCCGCACCGACCGACTGATTTGGGATACGGGGCACCAAATCTATCCGCATAAATTGGTGACCGGGCGCTACCACGAATTCCCATCGATCCGGACTCAAGGCGGGCTGATGGGTTACCCAAACCCATCCGAAAGCGAGTATGACCTGTTTATGACCGGACATGCCGGCTGCAGCGTCAGTACCGCTGTCGGTCTACGCAGCGGCGACATTCTGGTCGGACAGGAAAAACGTCGAACGGTGGCGGTGATCGGTGATGGCGCTTTCCCAAGTGGCATCGTCTTTGAAGCGTTGAACAACGCCGGCGAGCTGGAAGATGACCTGACGATCGTCTTGAACGACAATAAAATGTCAATCTGCCCACGCGTCGGTTCCGTCGCAGGCTACCTGGATCGGCTTCGTGGCAATCCGTATTACACGGGACTGAAAAGCGAGATCGGTAAACTTCTTGAACAGATCCCAATGCTGGGCGACCCTGCTGAGCGTTTCCTTGCTCAGATGAAGGAAGGCGTCAAAGCGGGTCTGTTGGGCGGGATGCTTTTCGAAGAGCTTAATATCCGCTACATCGGCCCGATCGACGGTCACGACATCCCATTGCTTCGCAAGTACCTGGCGATGGTTCGTGAGATGAAAGGCCCGGTACTATTGCACGTCGTTACCGAAAAAGGTCACGGGTACAAACCGGCTGCCGCCGACCCGGTCTACTTCCATACGCCACCCGCATTTGAAGATCGCGACGGTAAACCGATCGCACGCAAAAGTGATGGGTTGCCCGCGTTCACCAACCATGCTCGCGATTCAATCAGCGCCGCCCTTGCGGACAACGAAAAGGTTTCGGTGATTACCGCGGCGATGTGCCAAGGCAACAAGCTTGAACCGGTTCGTGAGAAATTCCCCAAGCAGTTTTTCGACGTCGGGATCTGCGAGTCTCACGCCGTCGCATTCGCCGCGGGCCAATGTAAATCAGGCGCCCGCCCGATCGTTGACATCTACAGCACCTTCCTGCAGCGAAGCTACGATCAAATCTTCCAAGAGGTCTGTCTAC
This is a stretch of genomic DNA from Stieleria sp. JC731. It encodes these proteins:
- the xseB gene encoding exodeoxyribonuclease VII small subunit, producing MAKKKQKTSDSELTGINFESSLLEVEQIVEQLESGELGLSESLGQYEKGIEKIKQCHQVLQRAEQKILLLTQVDEDGTAHTQDVEPAETAAELSTQDRDKASAKQPASRARRKKRDPDNVDDSGGLF
- the dxs gene encoding 1-deoxy-D-xylulose-5-phosphate synthase, with translation MTEAYHPHLADLVDASALKDFSNDQLEATAGEIRDVLCNLLATRTAHFASNLGVVELCLALHCEFDFRTDRLIWDTGHQIYPHKLVTGRYHEFPSIRTQGGLMGYPNPSESEYDLFMTGHAGCSVSTAVGLRSGDILVGQEKRRTVAVIGDGAFPSGIVFEALNNAGELEDDLTIVLNDNKMSICPRVGSVAGYLDRLRGNPYYTGLKSEIGKLLEQIPMLGDPAERFLAQMKEGVKAGLLGGMLFEELNIRYIGPIDGHDIPLLRKYLAMVREMKGPVLLHVVTEKGHGYKPAAADPVYFHTPPAFEDRDGKPIARKSDGLPAFTNHARDSISAALADNEKVSVITAAMCQGNKLEPVREKFPKQFFDVGICESHAVAFAAGQCKSGARPIVDIYSTFLQRSYDQIFQEVCLQDLPVVFMMDRAGLTGPDGPTHHGVYDIGYMRMFPNMVVMAPAYAQEVEMMLSAALQHDHPCGIRYPKASAMQLENIPAPIEIGKSEVIREGDDGTIVAFGATLENALAAADLLAEELSIRVINARFAKPIDLDMVRDSIQSSRFVLTVEEHTKVGGFGSAFIEAAVSERLDTRSVYTVGLPDSFVEHGDRNDLLHQCGLSPQALADQCRQAAKEAGIDRSFSSSSVTTK
- a CDS encoding polyprenyl synthetase family protein; translated protein: MAPPPTDSDRDSGNSPNNLSTNKLSASDPLPVKEQFSQAMQEFRELVERSLSDAVTEACRSEAGRNAANGDGSALQPGSLFPGSQCPTELADAIEYALLAPGKRLRPALVLMACEACGGDLRQGLPGAVAVEMIHAYSLIHDDLPAMDDDDLRRGRPTVHIKFSESTAILAGDALQPMAFAHLCRHVDDPSRLAAAVQLLATAAGPANLVGGQADDLAAESQQDEHPLANERIKADSDERNLRLEKLRAIHRRKTGALFSASLQLGAVLVGAEESMRQSLANYASDIGLAFQVVDDLLDYTADENELGKRVQKDAGRGKLTYPAIMGIEGARCHASELIESAKQHVSVFGDAAWRLNTLADYVLARTH